One stretch of Schlesneria sp. DSM 10557 DNA includes these proteins:
- a CDS encoding ImuA family protein: MTLPVNQQRVGIEEKPDRAETIRALRRLCQTTSRTFSSYVADSTRISTGIPALDALLPGRGLQPGWLVEWLSPVEGCGVTVLALQGVRAALQRQGAWSVVDETGEFYPPAVQGWGISLERMLWLRPSSLGDAAWAVEQSLRCPAVGLTWFQAERMADRVLRRWKIAAEMGGGVGVLFRPAKAARTASWADVRWLVHPQPLRATPLGRRIRVELLSCRGEYRTGDWVELEVCDATGDVRLVSTLAGAASALHSVSKIA, translated from the coding sequence ATGACTCTTCCAGTGAATCAGCAGCGTGTTGGAATCGAAGAAAAACCCGATCGTGCCGAGACAATCCGAGCCCTGCGAAGATTGTGTCAGACAACCTCCCGAACATTCAGCTCGTATGTCGCGGATTCGACAAGAATATCGACCGGCATTCCAGCGTTGGATGCGTTACTACCCGGCCGCGGGCTGCAGCCGGGATGGCTGGTGGAATGGCTGTCACCCGTTGAAGGTTGTGGAGTAACGGTCCTCGCCCTGCAAGGAGTACGCGCCGCACTCCAGCGACAAGGGGCCTGGTCGGTCGTCGATGAAACGGGTGAGTTTTACCCGCCCGCGGTGCAGGGATGGGGTATCTCGCTGGAAAGAATGCTTTGGCTTCGTCCGTCGTCTTTGGGGGATGCGGCCTGGGCCGTAGAACAATCGCTTCGTTGTCCTGCCGTGGGGCTGACCTGGTTTCAAGCCGAACGAATGGCCGATCGGGTCCTGCGACGATGGAAGATTGCCGCGGAGATGGGGGGAGGGGTCGGAGTTCTATTTCGTCCCGCGAAAGCCGCACGCACGGCATCGTGGGCCGATGTCCGCTGGTTAGTTCATCCTCAACCATTACGAGCCACCCCGTTGGGGCGGCGAATACGAGTCGAACTTCTCTCTTGTCGCGGTGAGTATCGCACGGGCGACTGGGTGGAACTGGAAGTGTGTGATGCGACGGGTGATGTGCGTCTGGTATCCACTCTGGCCGGTGCAGCATCTGCGCTGCATTCTGTCAGCAAAATCGCCTGA
- a CDS encoding transposase produces the protein MSRRGQAEPTSGWNRVISLPSVQVWLHLVFSTRNREALLQSAPFREEMFRMLCQQVQECGCIPQFAGGSVDHVHLVCGLSRTVTIAKLVDHVKTETARWAHTAHGLSGFAWQSGYGVFSVSQSRLDQVIDYVAAQENHHRWQSYQEEFRELCEKHTIEIDERTAWD, from the coding sequence ATGAGTCGTCGTGGTCAGGCGGAGCCCACTTCGGGGTGGAACCGCGTGATCTCGCTGCCGTCAGTACAGGTCTGGCTGCATCTCGTCTTCAGTACGAGAAACCGTGAAGCGTTATTGCAGAGTGCTCCCTTTCGGGAAGAGATGTTTCGCATGCTGTGCCAGCAGGTGCAGGAGTGCGGTTGTATCCCTCAATTCGCCGGGGGGAGTGTGGACCACGTCCATCTGGTTTGCGGCCTGTCCCGGACAGTGACGATTGCCAAGCTGGTCGATCATGTGAAGACCGAGACAGCGCGTTGGGCTCACACGGCCCACGGTCTGTCTGGCTTCGCCTGGCAATCGGGCTATGGCGTTTTCTCTGTCAGCCAGTCTCGACTCGATCAGGTGATCGACTACGTGGCTGCCCAGGAAAATCATCACAGGTGGCAGTCGTACCAGGAGGAGTTTCGGGAGTTGTGCGAGAAGCACACCATCGAAATTGACGAACGGACAGCCTGGGATTGA